TGGTAATCACAACACGAAATACGTAACAATTCTAATATAGGCTATAAAGTTGTTCTACATACACACTTTAGAGACAAATGAATCTATACAACAAAGCAGGCCAAATGAAAATTATACCGTCACCGCAAGTCATGAAtgcatagaaagtaaaaaatgaaatattgggAAGCAGGGTTGTTGGATGGAGTGAAAATGGTATCAATGAATTGAGTTAATCTTTGCATAAAAAATAATCAGCTATATACGTAAAAAATGATTGAGACATTTTATATCTACATGAAATGtttgattgaaatttaaataaattatctgATATATTCTTATTTGAAGTATGTATAAAAACGCAagaatatttagatattatatcgatattaatcTAAACAAAACTATGaacgattataattaataaataatcaatTTAATGAAGGAGGGCTGTCATCTCAGCTTACTATACgagatttattataaaataaaattttttctcaTCTGTGCCATTGTTTATCATTAATCCAAATCGTTTTCTTGTGTATGTGCATATACTATTTTATAGTATGCTACATCCTTATGttacacatatattttatattttaatatatgccATAACAAATATCTTAACCCCTTGCGGACTACCGCCTCATACGTGCGTTCTGCGTAAACCACCATGTATACGTAACTGTATGAATAACTCATGTATGCGTTTGACGAAAACAACTGATAGAGCCGAACGACTCATATATATGTCCCACGTAAACGTGTTCGACGAAAACAATTGATAGAACTAAAAGACTCATATGTGTGTCATTTTATTTATCATGTGAAGAATTTGTGTATGTACATACGTCTATGTACGAAACATAGTACAAACATAGTACAAACATATGACATCTATGAACGAAAAGCGCGTCTAAGCAGAAATGAGCACTGGCAATTTTAAATGACTATCGCGGCAGCAGCTCGGCCCTACGGTACGGTTGACTTTGAACCGTGCCGTCCGCAAAGgattaatttatatgtatataagaagcaatgaatttaataaaagatataacTATTTTTGTTGacacatttaataaatttatattgataaaatgaaGGAAAACACGATTTATATCTCAACTATTTCAACTATAAACGAGAAAAGATATGTTAAAATCGAtcataaaaatttaagaaaataatgattaaaaatgattataatattatttcttttgaatGTGTAAGTTGTGACAGCCCTATTAtgatttaattgtaattttataaaaggtATCTGATTCTTAACaacatatttgaaatattctgaaatacTTGAAAACGTAATTAAATgttatacttaaaaatataacatttttatgtatttgaAGTATATGATTATCATATAAAAACGTACTTACAAAATAATACGGTGGTGGTTGTTGTTGCGTCAGAGGAGGTGGGAGCTTAGGAGCAGGATCAAATTGAGATGGAGGAGTCTCTCTTTGAGGTAAGGCTTTGAAGAGAGATTTCTTTGCTCGAGGAACTGTTGCAAGTGGCACACTAGTAAGATTGGCAGAGAAAGTATCTGTAGGAAGAGCAGGGCTTCCATCTAACGTTCCCTCCTCTGTTTTCTTACTTGCCGACTTTTGCTTTGGCGGTCGCGTTACTAATGCTGATATTTTCGCCAACTCGGGACTTGGTTCTCGTCTCGTCTCATCCTCAGGCTTCTTCAGCAATGTCTTTATAGTTCTATAACATATTTCCCTAATAATAATGTATgcgttattaaatacaatgcGTGTATTCAACACTAACGCATAATATGATTCTTCatataacaaaaaaacaaaCACAAAGGAAAACCTTATAATAGCACAATAAGAAAACAAGAcacataaattgaaattatcgcAAAAAAGTAGTAACTTATAAAAACTAAAAGAAGAAGATTAAAATTATCTGTGAACTTACATTTTCTTCATTGGAGCAGCATCAGGCGTTGGAGGTCTTGGAGAAGCTGTACCTAATTTTAGTGTTATTTTTGGTACAGCTTCTGAACCTTTATCTTCtttctataataaaaagaaattaaaacattagtcttctaatttcaaattatctcacaaaaaataatagaaaaaaaggcagtagaaatatttataaaaagtgaCTCTTCtacctctttctcttttcgcttatctttcttttctttcttttctttgattttatcaaccttttcctttttatccattttatcctttttttcttttattttctctcctttctctttgtgcttttctttcttatctttcttcttctttaatttatcttttttttctttcttatgttCCTTTGatttctgaaaataaaatttatatgtaataattatttaataataaaattgatatatatatatatacatttttataaattatttgggaaaaatattattttaagttttaatatttcacattaCCAGTTTACTTCcaataaaattaaagttaatcacataatttaataaaaattaaggaagttttagaaattttgttaattttctatgatatttttatattcattaacaTAATTTAAGTCATgattataatatgtacatatgaaCATATATTCGAAATCTTAcattttgattatttaaataagtCTGCTAAATAGATATTCAAAATTTTGTactaaattttgatttttggaATTTCCTGAACTTAACCGTTTGAAACCAACAAACAAAATTATCACTTCAAACATTAAATCGAACATTAGATCTTATttcttttcgaatttttatttttaatagaaattattatacaataaagtGTATAATTGGTGAAATTTCATCAATTGAAATGAATTCATACCTGATCATATTATATTTGagtaattttaaaaatgttcattCGAGCTCAAATGACTTCGAGTATCGTTTATTTTAACTtatgtatttgtttttttaattgGAAGTTCGACTATTCAATAATTAGAAgttattttgaaaaatctttCCTTTCAATATTAATCGCACATATCAGATTGTTCTGTATTGTATTCGGAGAATTTGATTCtaaatataatttagttttaCCGCTATAAGaacttatttttttaaatcaccTATAATCTCTTTGTGTCCTCTTAGAGCGGACATCTGAACTTGCTAAACTTACGATGTTCCTTCAAACGGGGACAGCCGAGTGCAAAGGGTCAAATATGTGTTAGATTTGACTTATTCCATTAGGAGTTAAACCGATTGGAAGATATCTTGTTAACATCTTTTTTCTATGTAAATTTTTGAGCTAATGCATCAAAAAATCCTCGCGATTtatcaaatttgaaaccaaAATGATTAAACAATCAATCACCTAATTTttcaaatgttatttatatgattatttatatattacaaatgtATAAATAGTAAACACATTGACTTTTATATGTTAACATTGCGATAATTGTTAAAGctgaaaaaatttaaataactagtaaaataaaaaattaccttaTCATTTTTATCCTGTTTTTCAATTTTGGGACTTTTTGAAGATAATAACGGCACAATAGGTACTGGTTTAGGGTATATATTTGGTGCTGCAAGTGCAGATGATAAAGGCGGTGCAACGGTACTTGTAGGAACTGGTGGAGGTATCTCTTTGTCCTGTTTAACCGCCTTTGATTtatctcctttttctctctccggTTTTTCGTGCTTTGTCATTGAAGGCGTTGCTTCAGTAGAGGAAGGTGTTGAAGGAAGCTTTTCACGATCGAGAGATTTGGTTCTTTGTAAAGTGGAGAAATCTTCAGATTTTGGTGGTAAATTTAAAAAGCGAGGTGGTAATGGTAAATTTGACATTGCCGGATGAGCGCCACTACTACCTCTTCCTATAGGTAATGGAAATCTAGGAAACATTGGATGAGGTATTAAACCAGGTGCTGGAGGAAATGTtgggaaaaaaggaaatggaaGTGTCGGCGGAAAACTTGGTTCTTTGGAAATTTGAGGTTCAGGTGCCTGTGGTGTTTTCGGTCGATCTAGTATATCCTGTTCTGGCGCATCGTTGATAATTTTTGTCTGAAAAACGGTAATCGCATATCGGCGATGTCTTTCGGCGTCTTCTTCAAGCAATTAATAGTGCTCGCATACACGTACACGCACGCGTGCACTTGTGTTAATATCATATGctatttctaaataaaagtCAACCTACCTTCTTTGGACTAACGCAATGTTTTGGGCTTCTTGattttaattccttttttttattaatcttttcttttctcttctttttatgaTCTGTAGGTGTTGTGGGCATGTTTAATTCCGGAGTTCTTGGTGTACTGGGAGTTCCTGGTGGTGACATATCATCAAACATATAAACATCTGATCCTGGACTTTGTAAACCAATTAATTCTCCTCCATCTGGCTGAAGGTGGACGTCTGGCGTATGTGgagtctttttttcttctcgtttcacATCACTATCATTACGCAATGcttgtttatcaatattttcatcaATAACTAAACCAGGTGAACTTTCTCTTGAATCAAGTTCTTTGTATTTATGTTGTTCTGATATGTCTTTTTCTTTATCCTCTCGTGGTTttgaaatctttttaaaaatgttcaatttttgCTTATCTGGCTCTGATggaagtttatcaatagtatcttcttttttttcattagaTGGTGGGGATCTACCAGTAACGTCGACTAATTTTTCTGGTTTTGTCTTTGGTTGTGTACTTTTTTGTAATTTTGGGCTAATAACTGTTTTAGGTGACACTAATTTAGGAGTAGATGGTCTGCTTGATGAGCTTGGCATAGTACTTTGTAATTTCCCACCTACTGACTTTAAAGGTTTTAATTTAGCTAATTCTTTCATACCagccaattttttaattttattatcgtctATCTTATCTGGTTTAAATAATTCCTTAGCGcgattctttttcttattttctttatccAGTTTACAATCTTCTAATCCTTTCTTTACAATCTTTTTCGGTTTTTTATCATACTTTAGTTCAGGAGGTACCATAGGATAAGAACTAGGTTGTGGCGAATCTGAACAAGTTTGATGTGGGGTTCTTGCTTCAGGTAGTTTTCCTTCTCGAGCTGGCGATAAAAAACCTGAAGTCGTCATCATGACACTATGAATTTCGCGCAATGGTCTACCTTCTTCTAGTACTTTTACACGCTTTGTTATAGGACTTTCAAATGAGACAGGATCTCCTGGTCGCTTAAATACTACTTGCGGTGACATCCTATGAGGAGATACATTTATAGAACTGTTACTTGATGTTCCATTATTCAATGTTAAGTCGGATGTtccatttaataaattttctgctTTCTCAGCTATATATTCTTctgtaaaataatgtaaacaatatgtaaaataataaagtatcactctaattgtataattttctgtttattaagATTATTTGAGATCattaattaaattgatatttatttttctacaaGAAGTTGAGATactaaatattcaatatttttattagcaaTAGTTTCAATGTTAGGTACAAGCAtatcttaatatacatataaatttgaCAAAATCTCTTTTTATGTGAACAATTACTTCATAGATTATTGATCACGATAATTGTTTATAGATATACCAACTAATAAAGCAGTGTAgactaaaataatattctatccTTATATTTCCATTACATTACGATGatctcaaataaaaataaaatgttatgtaataaaaaaaagtctgTCATGAATCTGTGTTCTgaatctaaatatttcttatattgcTTAAGTTATTCATCATTGTAACAGcaaaataagatatattttatcaagATAGATTGTACGAAGAATTACAATCtacatttatgcaaaatttgaCAGTTTTGATGAAATTCTttccaattttcatatttaaaaaaaacaaaacatttGAAACATTGGGTTGTAAATAGTATAATagataatagtaatagtaataaataacataaataattttgatcaaataaaaatattgaaaaataagaagaatattgaatacaaaataaagaaaaataaagaaaaaaaaatacaaaataaagaaaaatattgagtTTAACCAAACTTACTTATGTTACAACCCAATATATaagcaaaataaatttctttatgtTCATTTCAATGCTTTGTCTTTACTTAAAAGCTTTCTTTGGTACAATCAATATATGTAGTTGAAATAACTTGTTGTTTTTTAAAAGGTTATCCTGCATTTCAGAAATACTTTATTAGGAGCTTTATCTGGGGTTAAACAATGACAttaatataagtataaaatattttgatattcagctttaaaatattatacgtgTATTTATATGCGAGTAATAATTTACCTTCAGTATCAGGAAACATGGCTGGTAAATGTTCATGTACATGTACGGGCCTTGTTACAACTTCCCGGCTTCCAGGTTTCAaaaaatttaaatgattttcaCGTTGAACTGGAAATTTTGGTACTGTTACAGGACATGGGACAGAatctacattttttatatattctgttAACTCCTGTATATCGATATTCATATGTCGAAATGCTAAACCTAAATCATCAAGATTTGCTTCTGTTCTTCCCACTGAAAAAACAAATAATGTTATACCTAAAATGAAACTACTATAATTTAAGTTTTATATACTgcgtaattatttataaaatcaataGAACTATTTTGATATTGTTTAAAACTTCAATTAAATCtctgtaatattttaaaaatacttaCAGATTTCTGCATATTGATGAGTAAGTcttgaaatttgtaaaatgtattcTTGCATAAGATCAACCATAAATTCTAATGGCGTAGAATTAATTGAATGCCATCCAATCGTTTGACAAATTTGAGCAACCACCATTTTTAGAACACTCCTACTATATTCTATTGACATCTTCAactgaaaaaaataatacaaaattattagtTATAATGGAAAGTAGCAAAAATCGATAACTGAAAGAACATTACTAGAATTTTATAGTTTAATACAGATATGTGTCATCTTTTAGTAAAATAATGAGATTCAATGGATTATTTTCATTAGATGTCAAAAtgatttaatatgaaattttgcTTTCACTCACCAAtgtaatagaaattatataagttctaattctttcgtttattaatataaaatatctacataCATTTCTATCCTACTACTTAGCTTCATTTAGCACTTCGATGTTAAGTCATGCAATTCATtttgataataatatacatttcatttataatGTAGGTAACACAATGAATGTAGAACGAAACACGTTTTTATTGCtttcacattttttaaatgtatttttgcTTCTTTATAACCATTGATGCATATTATACACTATATACGATAATGGCGGATAATTTCTTTAGTCATAGAAGTAAAAAAGATAGCGTCATCTTAGTTGTGTTTGACTCATTTCTGTTAAAGTATAAAACCTAACCAAACTTGAGtattaaaaatgttctattattattattacattatttgttACATACATTTACATCGATTTTATTAtacgaatataattttatgtaaccACAAATTAATTCCATAACAaatttgacaaaaaaaaaaatatgatttttaccAAAAACTATTTTCTTTGTTAcaaaagaaatatcaaaatgttatattccatattcATTCACTTTTATTCAAATCACAAGATAATATCATCAATCACAATTCATAtgtatttcgatatttattaaaTCCATAGACTAATAAATAGAGAGATGACTCTATTGTAAATGTAACTAGTAACAGAGATAGGTATCTTACATACtctaatacaataataatacttttttacaaagtaatatatgtaaatgtaaacAAAGTTTTTACTCGGTAATAtagcataatatatttatctatatcttttgtataatgaaaaaataaaattgaatcgTTAGTCGTTTCATTAAACAATACATTtgtagtaataattatttatttttagtaagTATTCTTAAGTATTCTTTGTTTTAAAGTTACACaactttttagaatttttatatcaaatctataacattaaatgttttattaaatattttatagatgtATTAGATATTCATTAGATGTTTTATTACGTATTTaagattttattgttttaacttcagctatatgtataaaattaataatatgcaaaaaatTTTTTACCGTATAATAAATTCATAGTATGTGTTAATAAATCATtggttatttttaaaataaaattaaataactacTTTTATATTAAGGGataagtataattatattaaaactacatatatatcgaaatatgaaaaaattacttgctaaataataatttgtatagcATTCAATAAATAGAAACGAATAATTGCTGCAATAATAATCTCAAtccagaaagaaaattttaaggtaatacatatatgtatgtaagaaatatatattacttatGTAAGTAATATCAGATacctaatattaatattatatatgtatgattagtgaaataatttttaaaagtattttggatTGATGGAGCGACTTTTGTCTGCGTGATATCACTGCGATCATATGTctgtctttgttgttgtttacTAGAGTAAATAAAGATATGTGAACGCAGCGATATTACGTAAATAAAAGTTGCTCATATATCGAAAGTATAAAAGAAACCGCCCGAAAATTAAATCGCGAACAATCAACATGGAAGACAAGAAGTTCACATTCTGCGCATGCGTGATATGCTATGAATGTTTTAAACAGAGATAGGATTCTCTACTCACCTCTATCTGTCTCGCAAGTACGAGAATTTTGTTGTCTTTCATGTTGATTTGTCACAAATCAATTTTCGGACAGTTTTTCCTAGCGAGTGTCACAACCCATTTATATGATCATAGTTAAGATTATGGGCATAGAGATATCGTATGAACCGATCATAAACTTCACGGAAAATTGCGAAGTGTGAAACCACTTACGAGAGCGGGGAACAAGGTTATGTGGTACTTTGGGGCCGCATTGCTTATTGGTTCGAGCGTAAACGCGCAAGATAATGTTTATGACAAATTTTTTTCAtcaactttattatttattacatgtaCATCTATTGGTCCTTGAATAAGATTCGTTTATTAAATACAGTTCGCATACTTGTTGATGagattataaatttcaatacgtCGGATTGATATTGTGTTTACATGTGGCGACACTGTATCGTTGACTATAATTCCTATGTCCGCCGCAATAAATTGCGGAAGGTGCAAGAAACGCTAATTTTTTTCCAGATCGGTATGTCAGGACCTGAAACACAAAGCTGCATAAAGTCCCATCTAATGTCACGTCTACCCAGTCTTTATTCAATGAAAGTACAATGAAAGTAAATCAAAGTAAATCCGAAGAAAAATGTGGGAATGGGAAGGAAATTGATGTCAGAAAGTTATTTGCCctaagaaagaaatttcgaacGAAACAGTTTGCAGGACACTAAGAAAAGAAGATATATAATGGTAGAGTTGTACGAAAGAAATCGATCTTTAAGGTAAATGGACAGAAACGTATAGAATTTGCAAAAGCGTTTATAAATCGTGATCATAGTTTTGGAAATCTGCAATTATTTCCGATGAAACTGAAATTAACTTATTTGAACGAGATGGGAAGAAACAAATTGTATGGAAACAGCCTAATACCAAAGTATCATATATGTGTAGTAGAAATACATGCTCAATAATCAACCACGGAGAAGGATCTTCTATGTTACGGGGATGCATTATGTGGAGGAGAATCATTCGTTAACATATACGAATAAAGTATATACATCtattattgaatatatatatgtttgtattCAATTTCCCGTCAATTTTCATTACCAACATAGGTGTGCGCTCAGTTTCGTAAGTAACTGTAAATCAtacgaaattttgtatttaaataattaacatcGTCATTGTTTCATACGTTCAAAATAGCGATGAGAATTAAAAATCTCGCCGATAGTAGAATGCGATCTATCATATGCTTTTTGAATACTGAAAACGTTCGTCATCCTTTCCAACACTTTAAACGGAAGGTATTGAAGGATCATGCCTACACTTGGCTTACAACAGGTAGGTACACCGTAGACTTGGCTCCGAACGAgtatcatatttttttaaaagatttattattaGTTTTTAGTACGTTGACGCTTCGCAGTGAACGATCATTTAATCCTACTGCgttttttgaattattttagaTCCAACAACCCCTatttcgtaatataatattctatggATAGATGAATATGAGTTTTTAAACAATGGTGTAGACTAGCGATTTTTTGTGTGtcatataaaaatttcagtATGGCCTTGACATTTTATCGAAGGAaaaattttttggaaattttttatattgcaaTTTACAAGCACTGTAATGGGATACAATTAtcgtgataataataataaaattcgaaatCCGAAATGCACAAGTTGCAAGACACTTTTTATAAACATACACTTAGTGGAACTTAGTATACAACACGAATAGCAGTCTTAAGCATAGAATTAGTGCTAAAAACGCTTATTAATTAAATGCTAATTAATTATTGCTTATTAATATAGTGAACAATTGACTGTTCATTTATTTTGATGATTCTTGCGAAGTATATGCTTCCAATAAATATCACGTaacttcaatataaatttctagATGCTTTTCAAATTTAACCAACATAGTTCTGTCTCGTTATCGTGCtaatgatatttcaaaataatttgtaCAATATACGCGTAAAGAGTCTAAATGTGTTTGAATACTTTTTTGATCTATTGTTATATTCTAAATCATTAGAAGAATCGATCAAATCATCATTATAGGAAAATTTTAAGGTAAAGTTCTCACTGCtcgttacaaaattatttagatCGTATAACAGGACATTGAAAGCGAGTGCCGCCCTGTACACATGTATACGCCTAGTCTGCTTTTCTTCTGACCGATTACCTTTCCCACGGCGGCTTACAGGAACATAACCGCGTTTATATTACAGTCTGTCGTGCGCATTTAGTCACAGGCGAGCGTGCACATACACGGGCAAACTTTAACATACGGTTCACTATGAGAAATTCTCATTGCGAGGGCGATTGTCTGTTGCAATCATGAAACATCGCCACTGATCCAGTTTGAAAATCAAACCTGTAGAATCTCTATACACGATTAAatcgatgaaataatttttattaggaTGCGCGCACGCGTTTCTTTCCATTCGAATCAACGAGTTTCGTTTAATTTGTGCAGATCTATTTATGTAATTAAACATATTCACATATCTGCCAACTTAGCAATTCTGATAGCGAGTACATGCCTTTTCAATGTTTTACACACGTACCCTTGTAATATGATATATTGTGGGAACAAAAATGATACAAGTTCATTATTAGATTAGCCTTATAATGTACTTGAATTTGTGATATTGTACTTGATTACAATATTACCCTTGACTTTGATAACATTCACTGTTGGTCTTCGAATACTCGTAGAACCAATGATTACATCAATTACCTatgcattttttaatgttacttAATAATATGCGTAACATAAAagtacaattaaaaataattatcacgagctgttttaattttataaatctatttttctatttactatATGGATATAGATATATGGATATGATTGACAACTGATCTTGATAATTGTAATTCATGTTCACCATTATCTAATTCTAtcgatttataaatatatacgttgtatcgtaagtGGAT
The Bombus terrestris chromosome 10, iyBomTerr1.2, whole genome shotgun sequence genome window above contains:
- the LOC100650932 gene encoding transcription initiation factor TFIID subunit 3 isoform X2, with the translated sequence MELICGYIKLYSYNKIDVNLKMSIEYSRSVLKMVVAQICQTIGWHSINSTPLEFMVDLMQEYILQISRLTHQYAEILGRTEANLDDLGLAFRHMNIDIQELTEYIKNVDSVPCPVTVPKFPVQRENHLNFLKPGSREVVTRPVHVHEHLPAMFPDTEEEYIAEKAENLLNGTSDLTLNNGTSSNSSINVSPHRMSPQVVFKRPGDPVSFESPITKRVKVLEEGRPLREIHSVMMTTSGFLSPAREGKLPEARTPHQTCSDSPQPSSYPMVPPELKYDKKPKKIVKKGLEDCKLDKENKKKNRAKELFKPDKIDDNKIKKLAGMKELAKLKPLKSVGGKLQSTMPSSSSRPSTPKLVSPKTVISPKLQKSTQPKTKPEKLVDVTGRSPPSNEKKEDTIDKLPSEPDKQKLNIFKKISKPREDKEKDISEQHKYKELDSRESSPGLVIDENIDKQALRNDSDVKREEKKTPHTPDVHLQPDGGELIGLQSPGSDVYMFDDMSPPGTPSTPRTPELNMPTTPTDHKKKRKEKINKKKELKSRSPKHCVSPKKTKIINDAPEQDILDRPKTPQAPEPQISKEPSFPPTLPFPFFPTFPPAPGLIPHPMFPRFPLPIGRGSSGAHPAMSNLPLPPRFLNLPPKSEDFSTLQRTKSLDREKLPSTPSSTEATPSMTKHEKPEREKGDKSKAVKQDKEIPPPVPTSTVAPPLSSALAAPNIYPKPVPIVPLLSSKSPKIEKQDKNDKKSKEHKKEKKDKLKKKKDKKEKHKEKGEKIKEKKDKMDKKEKVDKIKEKKEKKDKRKEKEKEDKGSEAVPKITLKLGTASPRPPTPDAAPMKKITIKTLLKKPEDETRREPSPELAKISALVTRPPKQKSASKKTEEGTLDGSPALPTDTFSANLTSVPLATVPRAKKSLFKALPQRETPPSQFDPAPKLPPPLTQQQPPPYYFRRKQMQLLKRMMLRKTKKMAGLRCPQHQPLLWIKVVIKFGSVLHVVIKMMDHLWLVVMIVMHGIIGYVLVCKYHQLTMRIGTVAPV
- the LOC100650932 gene encoding transcription initiation factor TFIID subunit 3 isoform X1: MELICGYIKLYSYNKIDVNLKMSIEYSRSVLKMVVAQICQTIGWHSINSTPLEFMVDLMQEYILQISRLTHQYAEILGRTEANLDDLGLAFRHMNIDIQELTEYIKNVDSVPCPVTVPKFPVQRENHLNFLKPGSREVVTRPVHVHEHLPAMFPDTEEEYIAEKAENLLNGTSDLTLNNGTSSNSSINVSPHRMSPQVVFKRPGDPVSFESPITKRVKVLEEGRPLREIHSVMMTTSGFLSPAREGKLPEARTPHQTCSDSPQPSSYPMVPPELKYDKKPKKIVKKGLEDCKLDKENKKKNRAKELFKPDKIDDNKIKKLAGMKELAKLKPLKSVGGKLQSTMPSSSSRPSTPKLVSPKTVISPKLQKSTQPKTKPEKLVDVTGRSPPSNEKKEDTIDKLPSEPDKQKLNIFKKISKPREDKEKDISEQHKYKELDSRESSPGLVIDENIDKQALRNDSDVKREEKKTPHTPDVHLQPDGGELIGLQSPGSDVYMFDDMSPPGTPSTPRTPELNMPTTPTDHKKKRKEKINKKKELKSRSPKHCVSPKKTKIINDAPEQDILDRPKTPQAPEPQISKEPSFPPTLPFPFFPTFPPAPGLIPHPMFPRFPLPIGRGSSGAHPAMSNLPLPPRFLNLPPKSEDFSTLQRTKSLDREKLPSTPSSTEATPSMTKHEKPEREKGDKSKAVKQDKEIPPPVPTSTVAPPLSSALAAPNIYPKPVPIVPLLSSKSPKIEKQDKNDKKSKEHKKEKKDKLKKKKDKKEKHKEKGEKIKEKKDKMDKKEKVDKIKEKKEKKDKRKEKEKEDKGSEAVPKITLKLGTASPRPPTPDAAPMKKMEICYRTIKTLLKKPEDETRREPSPELAKISALVTRPPKQKSASKKTEEGTLDGSPALPTDTFSANLTSVPLATVPRAKKSLFKALPQRETPPSQFDPAPKLPPPLTQQQPPPYYFRRKQMQLLKRMMLRKTKKMAGLRCPQHQPLLWIKVVIKFGSVLHVVIKMMDHLWLVVMIVMHGIIGYVLVCKYHQLTMRIGTVAPV